The following nucleotide sequence is from Acidovorax radicis.
ACCCTGACCGTTTTGAAGTTTTTGCGCTGAGTGCGGCCACGCAGGTGGATTTGATACTCGCCCAATGCGCCCGTTTTCAGCCGCGGTTTGCTGTGATGGCCAGTGCCCCCCATGCCGCGCTGCTGGCTGAAAAATTGAAGGCAAATGGCCTTCTAACGCAGGTGATACAAGCGCAAGATGCTCTTGAAATGATAGCATCGAATCCGGACGTCGATGCCGTCATGGCGGCCATTGTGGGGGCTGCGGGCCTGGCGCCTTGTCTGGCGGCTGCACGCGCAGGCAAGCGATTGCTGCTGGCCAATAAAGAGGCCCTGGTGGTAGGAGGCGGCTTGTTCATGCAGGCCGTGCGGCAGGGCGGAGCGACCTTGTTGCCGATCGACAGCGAGCATTCCGCCATCTTCCAATGCCTGCCGGAAGACCCTGCGACTTGGTCTCAGCGTGTTGACAGCATCTTGCTGACGGCGTCGGGTGGCCCATTTCGTCAGCGCGACCCTGCCACTCTGGCCAAAATCACGCCCGACCAGGCCTGTGCGCACCCCAACTTTTCAATGGGCCGCAAGATCTCGGTGGATTCGGCCACGATGATGAACAAGGCGCTCGAGGTGATCGAGGCGCGCTGGTTGTTCGACCTGCACCCGGACCAGATCAAGGTGGTGATCCATCCGCAGCAAATCATCCATTCGATGGTGCAGTTCAAGGACGCTTCGATCCTGGCCCAGTTGGGCACGCCTGACATGCGCGTGCCGATTGCCTGTGGCCTGGCCTGGCCTGAACGTATTGTCAGTGGCGCCAGCACGCTGGATTTTTCAAAACTGAGTGCCTTGGCATTTGAAGATGCCGATGCCATCCGCTTTCCTGGCTTGCACCTTTCGTGGCAGGCGCTAAAGGCCGTGGAGGGCACAACCGCCGTGCTGAATGCCGCCAATGAGGTGGCGGTCGGAGCCTTTTTGTCTGGGCGACTGCGGTTTGACCACATCCATGCCGTCAACCTTGCAACTTTGGACGCGGTCTCACCCTCCAACCCTGATTCGCTGCAGGCGCTGATGGATCTGG
It contains:
- the ispC gene encoding 1-deoxy-D-xylulose-5-phosphate reductoisomerase, translating into MKQRLTVLGSTGSIGTSTLDVLARHPDRFEVFALSAATQVDLILAQCARFQPRFAVMASAPHAALLAEKLKANGLLTQVIQAQDALEMIASNPDVDAVMAAIVGAAGLAPCLAAARAGKRLLLANKEALVVGGGLFMQAVRQGGATLLPIDSEHSAIFQCLPEDPATWSQRVDSILLTASGGPFRQRDPATLAKITPDQACAHPNFSMGRKISVDSATMMNKALEVIEARWLFDLHPDQIKVVIHPQQIIHSMVQFKDASILAQLGTPDMRVPIACGLAWPERIVSGASTLDFSKLSALAFEDADAIRFPGLHLSWQALKAVEGTTAVLNAANEVAVGAFLSGRLRFDHIHAVNLATLDAVSPSNPDSLQALMDLDHRARGAAEHVAHRLAA